A single genomic interval of Babylonia areolata isolate BAREFJ2019XMU chromosome 26, ASM4173473v1, whole genome shotgun sequence harbors:
- the LOC143300703 gene encoding uncharacterized protein LOC143300703 isoform X1: MEDIEQTMASVKAPLSDINTSHSIPATTSPPYATDSDSVSRMPVASLYVTLSTEEKEWLVVSATADYHGMFRLLTRNGRLAKLRDISNVSILQSYIALDFEIE, from the exons ATGGAGGACATTGAGCAGACCATGGCCAGTGTCAAGGCGCCTCTCTCCGACATCAATACTTCCCACTCCATCCCCGCAACCACCTCGCCTCCATATGCAACG GACTCTGACAGCGTGTCACGCATGCCTGTTGCCTCCTTGTATGTCACA CTGAGCACAGAGGAGAAGGAGTGGCTGGTGGTCAGTGCCACTGCGGACTATCACGGCATGTTCCGACTTCTGACCAGAAATGGACGCCTGGCAAAGCTCCGG GACATCTCAAACGTGAGTATTCTCCAATCTTACATAGCTTTAGATTTTGAAATAGAGTAA
- the LOC143300703 gene encoding uncharacterized protein LOC143300703 isoform X2 has product MEDIEQTMASVKAPLSDINTSHSIPATTSPPYATLSTEEKEWLVVSATADYHGMFRLLTRNGRLAKLRDISNVSILQSYIALDFEIE; this is encoded by the exons ATGGAGGACATTGAGCAGACCATGGCCAGTGTCAAGGCGCCTCTCTCCGACATCAATACTTCCCACTCCATCCCCGCAACCACCTCGCCTCCATATGCAACG CTGAGCACAGAGGAGAAGGAGTGGCTGGTGGTCAGTGCCACTGCGGACTATCACGGCATGTTCCGACTTCTGACCAGAAATGGACGCCTGGCAAAGCTCCGG GACATCTCAAACGTGAGTATTCTCCAATCTTACATAGCTTTAGATTTTGAAATAGAGTAA